From a region of the Coprococcus comes ATCC 27758 genome:
- a CDS encoding ATP-binding protein yields MYEIQTYLGADGLMHCTVCKEPVEAFYPKGSLLEMRKHHRQCACERKAYAEETQYYKEKEHRELIARNKKICFEEKEMEGFTFQNVERDSGVIRIAEEYVTNWQKMKQNHMGYLFWGPVGTGKSYLAACIANALLEKEVTVKMTNFNTILNDLFAAEDKKEYIRSLNGYELLIIDDLGVERSSEYVLENIFSVIDWRYRSGKPLIITTNLPLAQLKQETKIEKKRIYDRILERCIPVKIDGVSRREAMANDNMQTMKNILKI; encoded by the coding sequence ATGTATGAGATACAAACATATTTAGGCGCAGATGGATTGATGCATTGTACTGTTTGTAAAGAACCCGTAGAAGCATTTTATCCAAAAGGTTCTTTGCTTGAAATGAGAAAGCATCACAGGCAGTGTGCGTGTGAAAGGAAGGCATATGCAGAGGAGACACAATATTATAAAGAAAAAGAGCATCGGGAGCTAATCGCAAGAAATAAGAAAATCTGCTTTGAGGAAAAAGAAATGGAGGGATTTACATTTCAAAATGTAGAAAGAGATAGTGGCGTTATAAGAATCGCAGAAGAATATGTAACAAACTGGCAAAAAATGAAGCAAAACCATATGGGATATTTGTTCTGGGGACCAGTTGGAACAGGAAAAAGTTATCTGGCTGCTTGTATTGCGAATGCATTGCTGGAAAAAGAAGTTACCGTGAAAATGACAAATTTCAACACCATATTAAATGATTTGTTTGCAGCTGAAGACAAGAAAGAATATATCAGATCATTGAATGGATATGAGCTTTTAATTATTGATGATCTTGGTGTAGAACGGAGCAGTGAGTATGTATTAGAAAATATTTTCAGTGTGATTGATTGGAGATATCGATCGGGGAAACCTTTGATTATCACAACAAATCTTCCTTTAGCACAATTAAAACAAGAGACAAAAATTGAGAAGAAAAGAATTTATGACAGAATTCTGGAAAGATGTATTCCGGTAAAAATTGATGGAGTCAGCAGACGAGAAGCCATGGCAAATGACAATATGCAGACTATGAAAAACATTCTGAAAATCTAG
- a CDS encoding sce7726 family protein, with the protein MEKNKLNILNKFFSRNTFRHCYEEGYDKIYGQVIKKYINYDSTKTNSELVSEIYNILKTEYRNEYYYKNTLLNKLLLGIHSVNTTTALTEIPIAKSKADFVLINGKAVVYEIKTELDNLERLESQINDYFKAFDHVAVVTYNENVTAIQKKIDSIGKPVGIYVLQNRGTIKTIQKPEKYRNALDSKIIYKILRKPEYEEIILNKYGFLPNVSAFEYYSECRKLFEKMPIEESYEWVLKLLKKRTKIIKNEYKEIPYELKFLAYFMDLKSEDYEKIRCFLNQAYGGV; encoded by the coding sequence GTGGAAAAGAATAAATTGAATATTTTAAATAAATTTTTTTCTCGGAACACTTTTCGTCACTGTTATGAAGAGGGATATGATAAAATATATGGGCAAGTGATAAAAAAATATATCAATTATGATTCAACAAAAACTAATTCCGAATTGGTTAGCGAAATTTATAATATTTTAAAAACGGAATACAGAAACGAGTATTATTATAAGAACACGCTTTTAAATAAATTGTTATTGGGGATTCATAGTGTAAATACAACGACTGCTTTAACAGAAATTCCTATTGCAAAATCAAAGGCAGATTTTGTTTTGATAAATGGAAAAGCTGTTGTTTACGAAATTAAAACTGAACTAGATAATTTGGAAAGATTGGAAAGTCAAATTAATGATTATTTTAAAGCGTTTGATCATGTAGCAGTAGTTACATATAATGAAAATGTTACAGCAATACAAAAAAAGATAGATAGCATCGGAAAACCAGTTGGAATATACGTATTGCAGAATCGTGGAACAATAAAAACAATACAAAAACCAGAAAAGTATAGAAATGCATTGGATAGTAAAATTATATATAAGATTTTGAGAAAGCCAGAGTATGAAGAAATAATTTTGAATAAATATGGATTTTTACCTAATGTATCAGCGTTTGAATATTATTCCGAATGCCGAAAATTGTTTGAGAAGATGCCTATAGAAGAATCATATGAATGGGTTTTGAAATTGTTAAAAAAGAGAACTAAAATTATAAAAAATGAATATAAAGAAATACCGTATGAATTGAAATTTTTAGCTTATTTTATGGATTTGAAATCAGAAGATTATGAGAAAATAAGATGTTTTCTTAATCAAGCATATGGAGGTGTATAG